From Montipora foliosa isolate CH-2021 chromosome 6, ASM3666993v2, whole genome shotgun sequence, a single genomic window includes:
- the LOC138007351 gene encoding 52 kDa repressor of the inhibitor of the protein kinase-like isoform X1, which produces MLRLRCTSRELVNMASLSGQVERQPVCRKEDCSPFDIGTVYKGIASFSDAEKFRFIESVWKPDLLFEFPASKETSGKQRKFRQEWLVKYPWLVYSKYLDGAFCLPCVCFGMECGRNGAKLDKLFRSPLTFWTTACSRMESHASGKSEIHKFSVMAMQNFLSEMRRQTTPIDQQLNRLIQAQIDENREKMKSIVKTVIFCGQNNIPLRGKRDDNPDDRNLQGNFQALLEFRIDSGDLKLKEHLENAPRNATYRSKTIQNEIIETVGNYISSKIIAEVKQSRMFSVMADEAADVSNKENLSLVLRYVDSSKNIREEFVGFYLCGEETTGNAIKELIINTVRDLGLTMDNCRGQSYDGAGNMAGRYVGASTLIQNQFPKAIYVHCMNHRLNLCVADTCSLSMVQNMMGTVRKLSEFFSNSPKRQHHLVDKIKELLPNSNHRILIDVCRTRWIARIDGLDRIVELLVPVLSTLEDVQLNKDKNGVVRAGTWNPKSRDDARSLLNAVTFGFIVTLVIVKYILNLTRPATVKLQSEEMDILKAEQEITTLQNALKDMQTNIEGHHHRLFDEAVQLSQKVGLEPSRPRIVQRQIFRSNCPASNPEAYYRINLTQVFLDHCLQQLQSRFPQGAYVCFKGFSVIPSVLLKTPSTWKAQIQEFCHHYARDLPNVVGLPAELELWQRIWTEKKEKAEDIPEKIANTLKSVDPVSFPNIFTILKILATIPVTSCSCERSISCLRYLKNYLRATMGEERLNGLALMHAHRDIPLDLDEIINLFASLHPRRMRMANILCSDSRDD; this is translated from the coding sequence ATGCTGCGTTTGCGGTGCACTAGTCGTGAACTAGTCAATATGGCGTCACTTTCAGGGCAGGTCGAGCGTCAGCCTGTTTGTCGAAAGGAAGATTGTTCACCGTTTGATATCGGTACTGTGTATAAAGGCATTGCTTCGTTTTCCGATGCTGAAAAGTTTCGATTTATTGAAAGCGTTTGGAAGCCAGATCTGCTGTTCGAGTTTCCGGCTTCGAAAGAAACTTCTGGAAAGCAGCGAAAGTTTCGACAGGAATGGCTCGTGAAATACCCTTGGCTTGTTTATTCAAAGTATTTAGATGGTGCGTTTTGTTTGCCTTGTGTCTGTTTCGGAATGGAGTGTGGCAGAAATGGCGCCAAATTAGACAAACTGTTCCGATCCCCGCTTACATTTTGGACAACGGCGTGTAGCAGGATGGAAAGTCACGCGAGCGGAAAGTCAGAAATTCACAAATTTTCTGTTATGGCAATGCAGAATTTCTTGAGTGAAATGAGAAGGCAAACTACCCCCATTGATCAGCAGTTGAACCGGTTGATACAAGCCCAGATCGATGAAAatagagagaaaatgaaatcgaTTGTGAAAACTGTAATCTTTTGTGGTCAAAACAACATTCCGTTGAGGGGGAAACGAGATGACAACCCTGATGACAGAAATCTTCAAGGAAACTTTCAAGCCCTTCTGGAGTTCCGTATCGACAGTGGCGATTTAAAACTTAAGGAACATCTCGAGAATGCGCCAAGAAATGCCACCTACCGTTCGAAAACGATACAGAACGAGATTATCGAGACCGTGGGGAATTATATTTCTTCAAAGATCATTGCGGAAGTTAAACAAAGCAGAATGTTTTCTGTTATGGCTGACGAGGCAGCGGatgtttccaacaaagaaaaccTGTCTCTTGTTCTCCGTTATGTCGACTCTTCAAAGAATATTCGAgaggagtttgttggtttttacCTTTGTGGAGAGGAAACAACCGGTAACGCAATCAAGGAGTTGATAATTAATACAGTGCGTGACCTTGGTTTGACCATGGATAATTGTAGAGGTCAATCTTATGATGGTGCTGGAAACATGGCAGGCAGGTACGTTGGTGCATCAACATTAATCCAAAATCAGTTTCCCAAAGCGATTTACGTTCATTGCATGAATCACCGTCTCAATCTATGCGTGGCTGATACCTGCTCACTATCGATGGTTCAGAATATGATGGGTACTGTTAGGAAACTCTCCGAATTTTTTAGTAACTCGCCTAAGCGTCAGCATCATCTTGTTGACAAGATTAAGGAACTATTACCCAACAGCAATCACAGAATTTTAATTGACGTTTGTCGCACTCGGTGGATTGCCCGTATTGATGGTTTAGATAGAATTGTTGAGCTCTTAGTCCCAGTTTTGTCAACATTAGAAGATGTGCAGCTCAACAAGGATAAGAATGGTGTTGTTCGTGCTGGTACTTGGAATCCCAAGAGTCGGGATGATGCACGGTCTTTACTTAATGCTGTCACTTTTGGATTTATTGTGACGCTTGTTATTGTTAAGTATATACTAAATTTAACAAGGCCTGCCACAGTTAAGCTGCAAAGTGAAGAAATGGACATTCTCAAGGCCGAGCAGGAAATTACCACTCTACAGAATGCCCTTAAAGACATGCAGACGAACATTGAGGGTCATCATCATCGGTTGTTTGATGAGGCTGTGCAACTTTCCCAGAAAGTTGGTCTTGAACCTAGCAGACCAAGAATTGTTCAGCGCCAAATTTTTCGTAGCAACTGCCCTGCATCAAATCCAGAGGCATACTATCGGATCAACCTTACGCAAGTGTTTTTGGACCATTGCTTGCAGCAACTTCAATCAAGATTTCCTCAAGGAGCCTATGTGTGTTTTAAAGGGTTTTCTGTCATACCATCTGTTCTCCTGAAAACTCCATCAACCTGGAAAGCTCAGATTCAAGAGTTTTGTCATCACTATGCACGCGATCTTCCGAACGTTGTTGGCCTGCCTGCGGAGTTGGAGTTGTGGCAAAGAATATGgacagagaagaaagaaaaggcagAAGACATCCCTGAAAAGATTGCCAATACTTTGAAAAGTGTTGATCCAGTTTCTTTTCCAAACATCTTCACCATCCTAAAGATTCTTGCAACGATTCCTGTTACATCCTGTTCCTGTGAGAGATCAATATCTTGCCTTCGTTATCTTAAGAATTATCTAAGGGCCACAATGGGAGAAGAGAGATTGAATGGTTTGGCGCTTATGCATGCTCATAGGGACATTCCTTTGGATTTGGATGAAATCATTAACTTATTTGCGTCTCTCCATCCAAGACGAATGAGAATGGCCAACATTTTATGCAGTGATTCAAGGGATGATTAA